Proteins encoded together in one Gigantopelta aegis isolate Gae_Host chromosome 8, Gae_host_genome, whole genome shotgun sequence window:
- the LOC121379530 gene encoding tigger transposable element-derived protein 6-like, with the protein MTERPTKRRRVELSLDDKLKIIKSFESVPKPTLRSLSEKFSIGKSTVGDIIKKREVYKAEFEKNISGNKRRFNNACKFDKLNELVWQWFCQAHAKNIPISGPIIQEKASEFAKELAVADFKGSNGWLDRWKCRYSVKCFQVSGESAGVDVAVVEDYKARIPDVVSGYAPKDVFNSDETGLYFRALPTKTLSVKGESSKERVTVMFACSATGEKLKALVIGKSQKPRCFKNVNVDIHVTYVANKKAWMTIALFTGWITSVNKIMRQQKRKIIMLLDNATSHGPNLELSNVTLKYLPANTTSHLQPLDQGIIRAFKARYRRHMLRYLVTRIDVVGNASDLCKQLTLLDAIHWISQAWNEMKPNMISKCFSVAGFSPTDESVLEDDDDDDIPLSRLARELVTADVDTDILTSFDDDVPIEDCTNEWERELVANFRGDEIPNDGSDNESEQDVSVPGNDLSYPDVLNMLQILKGLCNTER; encoded by the coding sequence ATGACGGAACGTCCAACTAAACGTCGCCGTGTTGAACTCTCGCTCGATGATaaactcaaaataattaaaagtttcgaAAGTGTACCTAAACCAACGTTAAGATCTTTGAGTGAAAAGTTTAGTATTGGCAAATCAACAGTTGGAGATATCATCAAAAAACGAGAGGTTTATAAGGCAGAGTTTGAAAAGAATATTAGCGGGAATAAACGGCGGTTTAATAACGCATGTAAATTTGATAAGCTCAATGAACTGGTATGGCAGTGGTTCTGTCAAGCTCACGCTAAAAACATCCCGATTTCTGGTCCCATCATCCAAGAGAAGGCCAGTGAATTTGCCAAGGAACTTGCAGTTGCAGATTTCAAGGGCTCGAATGGCTGGCTGGACAGGTGGAAGTGCAGGTATTCTGTGAAATGTTTCCAGGTCAGTGGTGAGAGTGCTGGAGTGGACGTGGCGGTGGTGGAAGACTACAAAGCCAGAATCCCGGATGTTGTTAGCGGCTACGCACCAAAAGACGTGTTTAACAGTGATGAAACAGGCCTGTATTTCCGCGCTCTACCCACCAAAACCCTCTCGGTGAAGGGCGAATCGTCTAAAGAACGAGTGACTGTTATGTTTGCTTGTAGTGCAACGGGAGAGAAATTGAAGGCGCTGGTTATTGGAAAATCACAGAAACCTCGATGCTTCAAGAATGTAAACGTAGATATACATGTTACCTATGTTGCCAACAAAAAGGCGTGGATGACCATCGCATTATTCACGGGATGGATAACAAGTGTTAATAAAATCATGAGACAACAGAAACGGAAAATAATCATGCTGTTAGACAATGCGACGTCACATGGGCCAAACCTTGAACTTAGCAATGTTACTTTGAAATATCTACCCGCGAACACAACTTCACACCTTCAGCCTCTTGACCAGGGGATTATTCGCGCCTTTAAAGCCAGGTACCGCCGACACATGCTCCGTTATCTTGTGACGAGGATTGACGTTGTCGGGAATGCATCTGACCTGTGTAAACAGCTGACACTGCTGGACGCTATTCACTGGATTTCACAGGCTTGGAACGAAATGAAGCCGAATATGATCAGCAAGTGTTTCTCCGTCGCTGGTTTCTCGCCGACCGACGAATCGGTGCTTGAagacgatgacgacgacgacatTCCGTTATCACGACTAGCACGCGAACTCGTCACTGCCGATGTGGACACCGACATCTTGACCAGCTTCGACGATGACGTGCCGATTGAAGACTGCACAAACGAGTGGGAGAGAGAACTAGTGGCCAACTTCCGTGGGGACGAAATACCCAATGATGGAAGCGACAACGAATCCGAACAAGATGTATCTGTTCCGGGAAACGATCTCAGCTATCCTGACGTGTTGAACATGCTTCAGATTTTAAAAGGACTTTGCAATACAGAAAGATGA